One genomic segment of Ricinus communis isolate WT05 ecotype wild-type chromosome 5, ASM1957865v1, whole genome shotgun sequence includes these proteins:
- the LOC8259226 gene encoding transcription factor bHLH30, which yields MVSYFYNANSSSGSGYFNTLDPFSRSLGDFNGVLKGGSMVSQALVLDSEKGELVKAPAPKVGKKGVSEAKALAALKSHSEAERRRRERINAHLATLRGLVPCTEKMDKATLLAEVISQVKELRKNAIEASKGLLIPMPDDEVKVEAYDNGLGDGTLYFKASLCCDYRPELLSDIKQAIDALQMKLLDAEISTLGVRLKNVLFLTSCRNKNAVNDAEAIKLLTNSIHEALNSVLDKGCISPEYSPRTTLPNKRRRVTFLDSSSSNS from the exons atggTTTCTTACTTTTATAACGCTAATTCATCATCTGGGTCCGGCTATTTTAACACCTTGGATCCATTTTCGCGTAGTTTAGGGGATTTTAATGGGGTTTTGAAAGGCGGGTCTATGGTATCTCAGGCTTTGGTGCTGGATAGTGAAAAGGGTGAACTTGTAAAGGCACCAGCTCCCAAAGTTGGAAAAAAAGGAGTGTCTGAGGCCAAGGCTTTGGCTGCTTTGAAGAGTCATAGTGAGGCAGAGAGGAGACGGAGAGAGAGGATCAATGCACATCTTGCTACTCTTCGTGGTCTTGTGCCTTGCACTGAAAAG ATGGATAAAGCCACATTGCTTGCTGAAGTTATTAGCCAAGTAAAAGAGCTTAGGAAGAATGCAATAGAAGCCAGCAAAGGCCTTCTCATTCCAATGCCTGATGATGAAGTGAAAGTTGAAGCATATGATAATGGCTTAGGAGATGGAACTTTGTATTTTAAGGCATCCCTATGTTGTGATTATCGACCCGAGCTTCTGTCTGACATAAAACAAGCAATTGATGCCTTGCAAATGAAACTGCTGGATGCAGAAATATCAACATTAGGAGTTCGGCTAAAGAATGTGCTTTTCCTGACGAGCTGCAGAAACAAGAATGCTGTCAATGATGCTGAAGCGATAAAACTTCTTACAAATTCAATTCACGAAGCCTTGAATTCTGTCTTGGATAAAGGTTGTATCTCACCTGAATATTCACCAAGAACAACGCTTCCAAACAAGAGAAGGAGGGTGACTTTCTTGGATTCCTCCAGCTCGAATTCTTGA
- the LOC8266798 gene encoding ubiquitin-like modifier-activating enzyme atg7 isoform X2, protein MSKQEQGGGGSILQFAPFQSSVDEGFWHRLSSLKLNKFGIDDSPIPITGFYAPCSHSQVSNHLTVLAESLSCDESESEECSIQVLSNRNRCAVPGILYNTNTLEAYHSLDKKTMLKKEANKIWDDIHTGKAVEDSSVLCRFVVVSFADLKKWSFHYCFAFPALVLDPPATVVDLKPASQCFTVQEAQSLLAACNDWRNSSLTADVPFFLVCIDSNSHATIRHLNNWEACQSDDQKVLFGFYDPCHLPNNPGWPLRNFLALICSRWNPKIVRFLCYRENRGFADLGLSLVGEALLTLPQDPQCVPNAVGWELNKGRQISRVIHLANSLDPTRLAVSAADLNLKLMRWRALPSLNLDKLSSSKCLLLGAGTLGCQVARMLMSWGVRRITLLDNGRVAMSNPLRQSLYTLDNCLNGGDFKAMAAVESLTRIFPAVEAEGVVMAIPMPGHPVSSQEEESVLEDCRRLHDLVDSHDAIFLLTDTRESRWLPALLCANANKITITAALGFDSFLVMRHGPGPLGSTHDLNTEADNVLDAAVDNLAVADRRGQRLGCYFCNDVVAPTDSTANRTLDQQCTVTRPGLAPIASSLAVELFVNILHHPDGIFAEGEIAASINSGSGEQALGILPHQIRGSLHQFSQMTLVGHASSSCTACCSTVVSEYRKNGREFLLQAINHPTYLEDITGLTELMKSASSFQLEWDNEADDDCVEL, encoded by the exons ATGTCAAAACAAGAACAGGGCGGTGGTGGATCGATACTCCAATTCGCACCGTTTCAAAGCTCCGTTGACGAGGGTTTCTGGCACAGATTATCTTCCTTAAAACTCAACAAATTTGGCATCGACGATTCTCCTATCCCTATCACTG GTTTTTATGCGCCTTGTTCTCATTCTCAAGTATCAAATCACTTGACTGTTCTAGCGGAATCCTTGTCATGTGATGAAAGTGAGAGTGAGGAATGTTCAATTCAAGTACTTAGCAACAGAAACAGATGTGCTGTCCCTGGCATTCTTTACAATACTAACACATTAGAGGCTTACCATTCCCTTGATAAAAAGACCATGCTCAAGAAGGAAGCAAATAAG ATTTGGGATGATATTCATACTGGAAAAGCTGTGGAGGATAGCTCAGTATTATGTAGGTTTGTTGTTGTCTCGTTTGCGGATTTGAAAAAATGGAGCTTTCATTACTGCTTTGCTTTCCCTGCTCTTGTGCTTGATCCGCCTGCTACCGTTGTTGACTTGAAGCCCGCTTCACAATGCTTTACTGTACAAGAG GCACAGTCTCTGTTGGCAGCTTGTAATGATTGGCGTAACTCGAGCTTAACTGCCG ATGttcctttctttttggtttGCATTGACTCCAATTCTCATGCTACTATTAGGCATCTCAACAACTGGGAGGCATGCCAGAGTGATGACCAAAAG GTGCTATTTGGTTTTTATGATCCGTGTCATCTTCCAAATAATCCTGGTTGGCCTCTCCGCAACTTCCTAGCACTGATTTGTTCAAGATGGAATCCCAAAATTGTCCGCTTTTTATGCTATAGAGAGAATCGTGGTTTTGCAGATCTGGGGTTGTCCCTTGTTGGCGAAGCCCTACTTACATTACCACAAG ATCCCCAGTGTGTGCCTAATGCAGTAGGATGGGAACTTAACAAAGGTAGACAAATATCCAGGGTTATTCATCTTGCTAATTCCCTGGACCCAACAAG GCTGGCTGTATCTGCAGcagatttgaatttaaaactaatgagATGGCGTGCTTTGCCTTCCCTCAACTTGGATAAGTTGTCCTCTAGTAAGTGTCTTCTCTTAGGAGCAGGTACACTTGGATGCCAGGTTGCCCGCATGCTTATG TCTTGGGGCGTGCGGAGAATTACACTACTGGACAATGGCAGGGTGGCTATGTCTAACCCACTAAGGCAGTCCCTATACACGTTGGACAATTGTCTCAATGGAGGCGATTTTAAAGCCATGGCAGCTGTTGAAAGCCTTACGCGAATATTTCCTGCTGTG GAAGCAGAAGGTGTTGTGATGGCTATACCAATGCCTGGACATCCAGTGAGCAGCCAAGAAGAGGAATCTGTGCTTGAAGATTGTAGACGTCTGCATGATTTAGTTGATTCTCACGatgcaatttttcttttgactgaTACAAGAGAAAGCCGATGGCTTCCTGCCCTCCTTTGTGCAAATGCCAACAAG ATCACTATAACTGCAGCTTTGGGGTTTGATAGCTTCCTGGTTATGCGGCATGGCCCAGGTCCTCTTGGTTCAACTCATGACCTAAATACTGAAGCTGATAATGTATTAGATGCGGCTGTGGATAACCTTGCTGTGGCTGATAGACGAGGGCAGAGATTGGGCTGTTACTTCTGCAATGATGTGGTTGCACCAACTGAT TCAACTGCTAATCGCACTTTGGACCAGCAATGCACCGTTACACGTCCAGGGCTTGCTCCGATTGCTTCATCTCTTGCAGTTGAACTTTTTGTCAACATATTGCATCATCCTGATGG GATATTTGCAGAAGGTGAGATTGCAGCATCCATTAACAGTGGAAGTGGTGAACAAGCTCTTGGTATTTTGCCCCATCAGATACGAGGTTCTCTTCatcaattttcccaaatgacGCTTGTAGGCCATGCTTCTAGTAGTTGCACTGCTTGCTGCAGCACT GTGGTATCTGAATATCGGAAAAATGGAAGGGAATTCCTGCTCCAAGCGATTAATCATCCTACTTATCTGGAGGATATCACCGGACTCACAGAGTTGATGAAGTCGGCTAGTTCTTTTCAACTGGAGTGGGATAATGAGGCAGATGATGATTGTGTTGAACTTTAA
- the LOC8266798 gene encoding ubiquitin-like modifier-activating enzyme atg7 isoform X1: MSKQEQGGGGSILQFAPFQSSVDEGFWHRLSSLKLNKFGIDDSPIPITGFYAPCSHSQVSNHLTVLAESLSCDESESEECSIQVLSNRNRCAVPGILYNTNTLEAYHSLDKKTMLKKEANKIWDDIHTGKAVEDSSVLCRFVVVSFADLKKWSFHYCFAFPALVLDPPATVVDLKPASQCFTVQEAQSLLAACNDWRNSSLTADVPFFLVCIDSNSHATIRHLNNWEACQSDDQKVLFGFYDPCHLPNNPGWPLRNFLALICSRWNPKIVRFLCYRENRGFADLGLSLVGEALLTLPQGWADPQCVPNAVGWELNKGRQISRVIHLANSLDPTRLAVSAADLNLKLMRWRALPSLNLDKLSSSKCLLLGAGTLGCQVARMLMSWGVRRITLLDNGRVAMSNPLRQSLYTLDNCLNGGDFKAMAAVESLTRIFPAVEAEGVVMAIPMPGHPVSSQEEESVLEDCRRLHDLVDSHDAIFLLTDTRESRWLPALLCANANKITITAALGFDSFLVMRHGPGPLGSTHDLNTEADNVLDAAVDNLAVADRRGQRLGCYFCNDVVAPTDSTANRTLDQQCTVTRPGLAPIASSLAVELFVNILHHPDGIFAEGEIAASINSGSGEQALGILPHQIRGSLHQFSQMTLVGHASSSCTACCSTVVSEYRKNGREFLLQAINHPTYLEDITGLTELMKSASSFQLEWDNEADDDCVEL, encoded by the exons ATGTCAAAACAAGAACAGGGCGGTGGTGGATCGATACTCCAATTCGCACCGTTTCAAAGCTCCGTTGACGAGGGTTTCTGGCACAGATTATCTTCCTTAAAACTCAACAAATTTGGCATCGACGATTCTCCTATCCCTATCACTG GTTTTTATGCGCCTTGTTCTCATTCTCAAGTATCAAATCACTTGACTGTTCTAGCGGAATCCTTGTCATGTGATGAAAGTGAGAGTGAGGAATGTTCAATTCAAGTACTTAGCAACAGAAACAGATGTGCTGTCCCTGGCATTCTTTACAATACTAACACATTAGAGGCTTACCATTCCCTTGATAAAAAGACCATGCTCAAGAAGGAAGCAAATAAG ATTTGGGATGATATTCATACTGGAAAAGCTGTGGAGGATAGCTCAGTATTATGTAGGTTTGTTGTTGTCTCGTTTGCGGATTTGAAAAAATGGAGCTTTCATTACTGCTTTGCTTTCCCTGCTCTTGTGCTTGATCCGCCTGCTACCGTTGTTGACTTGAAGCCCGCTTCACAATGCTTTACTGTACAAGAG GCACAGTCTCTGTTGGCAGCTTGTAATGATTGGCGTAACTCGAGCTTAACTGCCG ATGttcctttctttttggtttGCATTGACTCCAATTCTCATGCTACTATTAGGCATCTCAACAACTGGGAGGCATGCCAGAGTGATGACCAAAAG GTGCTATTTGGTTTTTATGATCCGTGTCATCTTCCAAATAATCCTGGTTGGCCTCTCCGCAACTTCCTAGCACTGATTTGTTCAAGATGGAATCCCAAAATTGTCCGCTTTTTATGCTATAGAGAGAATCGTGGTTTTGCAGATCTGGGGTTGTCCCTTGTTGGCGAAGCCCTACTTACATTACCACAAG GATGGGCAGATCCCCAGTGTGTGCCTAATGCAGTAGGATGGGAACTTAACAAAGGTAGACAAATATCCAGGGTTATTCATCTTGCTAATTCCCTGGACCCAACAAG GCTGGCTGTATCTGCAGcagatttgaatttaaaactaatgagATGGCGTGCTTTGCCTTCCCTCAACTTGGATAAGTTGTCCTCTAGTAAGTGTCTTCTCTTAGGAGCAGGTACACTTGGATGCCAGGTTGCCCGCATGCTTATG TCTTGGGGCGTGCGGAGAATTACACTACTGGACAATGGCAGGGTGGCTATGTCTAACCCACTAAGGCAGTCCCTATACACGTTGGACAATTGTCTCAATGGAGGCGATTTTAAAGCCATGGCAGCTGTTGAAAGCCTTACGCGAATATTTCCTGCTGTG GAAGCAGAAGGTGTTGTGATGGCTATACCAATGCCTGGACATCCAGTGAGCAGCCAAGAAGAGGAATCTGTGCTTGAAGATTGTAGACGTCTGCATGATTTAGTTGATTCTCACGatgcaatttttcttttgactgaTACAAGAGAAAGCCGATGGCTTCCTGCCCTCCTTTGTGCAAATGCCAACAAG ATCACTATAACTGCAGCTTTGGGGTTTGATAGCTTCCTGGTTATGCGGCATGGCCCAGGTCCTCTTGGTTCAACTCATGACCTAAATACTGAAGCTGATAATGTATTAGATGCGGCTGTGGATAACCTTGCTGTGGCTGATAGACGAGGGCAGAGATTGGGCTGTTACTTCTGCAATGATGTGGTTGCACCAACTGAT TCAACTGCTAATCGCACTTTGGACCAGCAATGCACCGTTACACGTCCAGGGCTTGCTCCGATTGCTTCATCTCTTGCAGTTGAACTTTTTGTCAACATATTGCATCATCCTGATGG GATATTTGCAGAAGGTGAGATTGCAGCATCCATTAACAGTGGAAGTGGTGAACAAGCTCTTGGTATTTTGCCCCATCAGATACGAGGTTCTCTTCatcaattttcccaaatgacGCTTGTAGGCCATGCTTCTAGTAGTTGCACTGCTTGCTGCAGCACT GTGGTATCTGAATATCGGAAAAATGGAAGGGAATTCCTGCTCCAAGCGATTAATCATCCTACTTATCTGGAGGATATCACCGGACTCACAGAGTTGATGAAGTCGGCTAGTTCTTTTCAACTGGAGTGGGATAATGAGGCAGATGATGATTGTGTTGAACTTTAA
- the LOC8259224 gene encoding U-box domain-containing protein 7 produces MSQTQRPNMSTLSSSSSSSSSNVWLASYTKLQFFTRIRRFLQSKTSQKNKPRTKILIDNNNNSGYYNKEVQQVATDIGEGDEDDSVVLQRSVKKLHFGNCEDKEMAATEIGRLAKEDVKARKLMAELGVIPVLVEMVSSEVPSRRRVAVKALIELANGTYTNKTLMVEAGILSKLPKDINVSEESTRHEFAELILSLSSLGNTQFSITSSEVLPFLVGILESNSSVETKQSCLGTLYNLSAVLENAGPLLSNGVVQILLSLISVKELSEKSLATLGHLVVSLMGKKAMENHIKVPESLIEILTWEEKPKCQELSAYILMILAYQSSALRGKMEKSGIVPVLLEVSLLGSPLAQKRALKLLQWFKNERQMGPHSGPQTGRIAVGSPVSPRASQEGKKMMKNLVKQSLYKNMEMITRRANNNSNDSSSGESSSKLKSLVISTSSKSLPY; encoded by the exons ATGTCTCAAACACAAAGACCAAACATGTctactctttcttcttcttcttcttcttcctcctctaATGTTTGGTTGGCCTCTTACACAAAACTTCAATTCTTTACTCGTATTAGGCGCTTCTTGCAATCCAAAACTTCACAAAAGAATAAGCCAAGAACCAAGATTTtgattgataataataataatagtggtTATTACAATAAAGAAGTACAACAAGTAGCTACGGATATTGGAGAAGGTGATGAAGATGATTCTGTTGTCTTACAAAGATCAGTAAAGAAACTTCACTTTGGAAACTGTGAAGACAAAGAGATGGCAGCTACGGAAATTGGGAGGTTAGCTAAAGAAGATGTCAAAGCAAGAAAACTGATGGCTGAGCTTGGTGTTATTCCGGTCTTAGTAGAGATGGTCTCATCGGAGGTGCCTTCCCGTCGGCGAGTGGCTGTTAAGGCTCTGATTGAACTTGCTAATGGAACTTACAC gAACAAGACTCTCATGGTAGAAGCAGGAATACTCTCAAAACTGCCCAAGGACATAAATGTTTCAGAAGAGTCAACGAGGCATGAGTTTGCAGAATTGATCTTATCATTGTCGTCTTTAGGAAATACCCAATTCTCAATAACCTCATCAGAAGTTCTTCCATTCCTAGTTGGAATTCTTGAATCAAACTCAAGTGTAGAAACCAAGCAATCCTGTTTAGGTACTTTATACAACCTCTCAGCTGTTTTAGAAAATGCAGGGCCCTTACTCTCCAATGGGGTAGTTCAAATTCTTTTGAGTCTAATATCAGTAAAAGAGCTATCAGAAAAATCCTTAGCAACATTAGGCCATTTAGTAGTGAGTTTGATGGGAAAGAAAGCAATGGAAAATCACATAAAGGTGCCAGAAAGTTTGATAGAGATACTGACATGGGAGGAAAAACCCAAATGTCAAGAATTATCAGCTTATATACTAATGATTCTTGCTTATCAAAGTTCAGCTCTTCGCGGAAAAATGGAGAAATCTGGGATTGTACCTGTGCTTCTTGAAGTTTCATTGCTTGGAAGTCCATTAGCACAAAAGAGAGCATTAAAATTGTTACAATGGTTTAAAAATGAGAGGCAAATGGGGCCTCATTCAGGACCTCAAACAGGAAGGATAGCTGTGGGGTCGCCTGTAAGTCCAAGAGCAAGTcaagaaggaaagaagatgatgaagaatTTGGTTAAACAAAGTCTTTATAAGAATATGGAGATGATTACAAGAAGagctaataataatagtaatgaTTCTTCTTCAGGAGAATCTTCTTCAAAGCTAAAGTCTTTGGTTATTAGCACAAGCTCTAAGAGCTTGCCTTATTAA